TTGACCGGAGCGCTGGAAACCAGCAGCTTCTCGCGGATCATGCCCTCGATGGTGCGCGCCACTTCCGGGTTGTCTTCCAGGTACTTGGCCGAGTTGGCCTTGCCCTGGCCGATCTTGCTGCCCTGGTAGCTGTACCAGGCGCCGGACTTCTCCAGCAGCCCGAGCTGCACGCCCAGGTCGATGATCTCGCCGTTACGGTAGATACCCTTGCCGTAGAGGATCTGGAACTCCGCCTGGCGGAAGGGCGGCGCCACCTTGTTCTTGACGACCTTGACCCGGGTCTCGCTGCCGACCACCTCGTCGCCTTCCTTCACCGCGCCGGTACGGCGGATGTCCAGGCGCACCGAGGAATAGAACTTCAGCGCGTTACCGCCGGTGGTGGTTTCCGGGCTGCCGAACATCACGCCGATCTTCATGCGGATCTGGTTGATGAAAATCACCAGGCAGTTGGCGTTCTTGATATTGCCGGTGATCTTGCGCAGCGCCTGGGACATCAGGCGAGCCTGCAGGCCGACGTGCATGTCACCCATCTCGCCTTCGATTTCCGCCTTCGGCACCAGGGCCGCCACCGAGTCGACGATGATCACGTCGATGGCATTGGAACGCACCAGCATGTCGGTGATCTCCAGGGCCTGCTCACCGGTGTCCGGCTGCGACACCAGCAGGTCGTCGACGTTGACCCCCAGCTTGCCGGCATAGTCCGGGTCCAGCGCGTGCTCGGCGTCGACGAACGCGCAGGTGGCACCCTGCCTCTGCGCTTCGGCGATCACCGACAGGGTCAGGGTGGTC
The genomic region above belongs to Pseudomonas benzenivorans and contains:
- the recA gene encoding recombinase RecA; its protein translation is MDENKKRALAAALGQIEKQFGKGAVMRMGDHERQAIPAISTGSLGLDIALGIGGLPKGRIVEIYGPESSGKTTLTLSVIAEAQRQGATCAFVDAEHALDPDYAGKLGVNVDDLLVSQPDTGEQALEITDMLVRSNAIDVIIVDSVAALVPKAEIEGEMGDMHVGLQARLMSQALRKITGNIKNANCLVIFINQIRMKIGVMFGSPETTTGGNALKFYSSVRLDIRRTGAVKEGDEVVGSETRVKVVKNKVAPPFRQAEFQILYGKGIYRNGEIIDLGVQLGLLEKSGAWYSYQGSKIGQGKANSAKYLEDNPEVARTIEGMIREKLLVSSAPVKATADRLVEAEVDA